The window GATACCGGCCATGCCCTCGGCCGCCCGCTGGTAGTTGCCCAGCGTCGGTTCCTGGGGAAACAGTTCCAGGCTGCCGACGATCGACCCGGACGGTTTGAACGAGGCGGAGACGACCCAGACCACCGGGTAGAGGATCACCGCCAGCAGGGCCACCGCCGCCAGATGCCAGCCGACGCTGCCGAGACGTCGCCGCCGGGTGGCGGCGCCCGCCGTGCGGGACGCGGGGGTCAACGGTTGTCTCCCGAGTAGTGGACCCAGCCACGGGCGGTCCGGAACAGCATCGCGGTCACCAGCCCCACGCCGAGCAGTAGCATCCAGGCCATCGCCGAGGCGTAGCCCATCCGGAAGTCGGTGAAGCCCCGGTCGTAGAGGTAGACCGTGTAGAACAGGGTCGAGCCGGCGGGGCTGCCGTTGCGGCCGCCGATGACGTACGCCGAGGTGAAGATCTGGAACGAGTTGATCGTCTCCAACAGCAGGTTGAAGAACAGCACCGGCGAGATCATCGGCAGGGTCACCGACCAGAAGCGACGCCCCCGGCCGGCGCCGTCCACCTCGGCGGCCTCGTACAGCTCGGCCGGCACCTGTTTGAGCCCGGCAAGGAAGATCACCATCGGTGCGCCGAACTGCCAGGCCGCCAGCAGCACCAGCATGAGCAGCGAGAAGTCGGGATTGCCGACCCACCCGCCGCTGTCCAGACCGACCCAGCTCAGCAGTCGGTCGACCACCGCGTCGTCGCTGAACAGCGCCTTCCAGACGATCGCGACGCTGACGCTGGCGCCGATCAGCGACGGCCCGTAGAACGCCGCCCGGTAGAAGCCCTGGCCGCGCCGTCGCTGGTTGAGCAGCATCGCCACCGCCAGCGCCGCGGCGAGCTTCAACGGTACGGCGAGCAGCACGTACCCGGCGGTGACCCGGACCGACTGCAGCCACCGGTCGTCGTCGACGAGTCGGCGGTAGTTGTCCAGCCCGACCCACTCCGGCGTGGTGAACAGGTTGTAGTCGGTGAACGACAGGTACAGCGAGGCGGCCATCGGGCCGACCGTCAGCAGCAGCATGCCGACGATCCAGGGGGACAGGAACAGGTAACCGGCCATCGGGTCGCCGTTGCGGCGACCCGATGGCGGCGTCGCCGGCCTACGGCGGCCTGCTGCCGCGGGCCGGGCGGAGTCGACGGTGGAGCTTGTCATCGGATTCCTCGGGCTGGTCACCGCGTACGGATCAGGGCTCGAGGATCTCCTCGGCTTCGGCGAAGAGCTGGTCGACCGCCTCTGCCACGCCGATCCGCCCGTAGTGCAGCTCTTCGCTGATCCGGATGAACGCTGCCTCGATGCTGCCGGCACCGCGCGGTGGTGCCGGTGGTGCCTGGGTGAGCTGGTCGGCGATGGTCTCCTCGTAGGCGGCCACGGCGGCCAGCGGCCCGTCGAGTTCGGCCGCGTCCCGCTGGGCGTTGGTGGCCG is drawn from Micromonospora sp. Llam0 and contains these coding sequences:
- a CDS encoding carbohydrate ABC transporter permease; its protein translation is MTSSTVDSARPAAAGRRRPATPPSGRRNGDPMAGYLFLSPWIVGMLLLTVGPMAASLYLSFTDYNLFTTPEWVGLDNYRRLVDDDRWLQSVRVTAGYVLLAVPLKLAAALAVAMLLNQRRRGQGFYRAAFYGPSLIGASVSVAIVWKALFSDDAVVDRLLSWVGLDSGGWVGNPDFSLLMLVLLAAWQFGAPMVIFLAGLKQVPAELYEAAEVDGAGRGRRFWSVTLPMISPVLFFNLLLETINSFQIFTSAYVIGGRNGSPAGSTLFYTVYLYDRGFTDFRMGYASAMAWMLLLGVGLVTAMLFRTARGWVHYSGDNR